From one Plasmodium yoelii strain 17X genome assembly, chromosome: 12 genomic stretch:
- a CDS encoding diphthine methyl ester synthase, putative, translated as MVLYIIGLGLGDEKDISVKGKELIDQSDVIYLESYTSILFISKDKLEEYYKKKIYEVDRNFAEENCEQILDEAINKKVSFLVVGDPLCATTHHDIILRAKKKNIDVQVIHNASIMSAIGESGMQLYNFGQTVSIPYFEGDYKPTSYYNKIKINLDNNFHTLCLLDIKVKERTIENIMKNKNIYEPPKFMTVNEAIEQLIYCESVHNENVITKNTLAIAIVRIGSKDQQIVSGNLFTLKTQKYNDPLHSLIICAPNLHDIEKEYFDMYSINETSI; from the coding sequence ATGGTATTATATATCATTGGATTAGGGTTAGGGGATGAAAAGGATATTAGTGTTAAGGGAAAAGAATTAATAGATCAATCAGATGTAATATACCTAGAATCCTATACatccattttatttatatcaaaagataaattagaagaatattataaaaaaaaaatatacgaAGTTGATCGTAATTTTGCTGAAGAAAATTGTGAGCAAATATTAGATGAagcaattaataaaaaagtatCTTTTTTAGTTGTTGGAGATCCATTATGTGCAACAACACACCATGATATTATTTTACGagcaaagaaaaaaaatatagatgtaCAAGTAATACATAATGCATCTATCATGTCAGCTATTGGAGAAAGTGGTATGCAGCTTTATAATTTTGGGCAAACTGTATCCATACCATATTTTGAAGGAGATTACAAGCCAACTAgctattataataaaatcaaaattaatttagataataattttcatacTTTATGTCTATTAGATATTAAAGTAAAAGAAAGAAcaattgaaaatataatgaaaaataaaaatatatatgaaccaCCTAAGTTTATGACTGTTAATGAAGCAATTGAACAACTTATATATTGTGAAAGTGTTCATAATGAAAATGTTATcacaaaaaatacattagCTATTGCAATTGTTAGAATAGGATCAAAGGATCAACAAATTGTATCTGGAAATTTATTCACGTTAAAAACACAAAAGTATAATGACCCTTTACACTCTTTAATAATATGTGCCCCTAATTTACATGACATAGAAAAAGAATATTTTGATATGTATTCAATTAATGAAACTTCCATTTGA
- a CDS encoding tubulin--tyrosine ligase, putative, which translates to MKEYLLHNDQNNHKCIPRRNKNLNKINLANTRYDIIRRVVNESDDWTESCPDSIDWDVMWIDTSISDDRFRKLHKFQKINHFIGMKGITRKDELCKNLKRIKKNFPHSYNFFPPTWILPNDNFDFKNYFKKKKSSSKTYIVKLKNSCQGKGIYLTKSLDNINKYESCIIQKYIHKPLLINSLKFDIRLYVLVTGCDPLRIFLHEDGLVRFSIEKYKLPKSKNLKEVNMHLTNFSINKKSDKFENSLNPNDATIGHKRSWKTFLAKLKEEGLPMESIMKQIESIIVKTICSIQPELKHYYNASHISDYSNSMCFEILGFDILLDYKLKPWLLEVNHSPSFSTCSLVDEQVKYAVIRDTLNLLYMNSKYRHIHIQEYLNIQKFRKKHSDLLINNKTELKKKIALSHFIYENKHLGGYKRIYPLEELLDYENFVLFVSNAWNKSIGLPYITKTGSFEYLFEDQKRKKKGKNQKDNWKLIENEAQNQDIIQTPKQVKYDKGCLSKTNMNISNCSTSCYEEVGVVYDVDACKAFQFQS; encoded by the coding sequence ATGAAGGAATATCTTCTACATAATGATCAAAATAATCATAAATGTATTCCTAGAAGGAATAagaatttaaataaaattaatttagcCAATACACGATATGATATTATTAGAAGAGTAGTGAACGAATCAGACGATTGGACTGAATCTTGTCCGGATTCAATTGATTGGGATGTTATGTGGATAGACACATCGATATCTGATGATAGGTTTAGGAAATTACACAAATTTCAGAAAATTAATCATTTTATTGGAATGAAAGGGATAACAAGAAAAGATGaattatgtaaaaatttaaaaaggataaaaaaaaattttcctcatagttataatttttttcctcCGACATGGATTTTGCCTAATGATAATtttgattttaaaaattactttaaaaaaaaaaaaagttcctcaaaaacatatatagttaaattaaaaaattcatgtcaaggaaaaggaatatatttaacaaaaagcttagataatataaacaaatacgAAAGTTgtattatacaaaaatatatacacaaacctttattaataaacagtttaaaatttgatataagattatatgtattagTAACCGGTTGTGATCCTTTAAGGATATTTTTACATGAAGATGGATTAGTAAGATTTtctatagaaaaatataaattaccAAAATcgaaaaatttaaaagaagTAAATATGCATTTGACTAACTTttcaattaataaaaaatcagataaatttgaaaattcaTTAAATCCTAATGATGCAACAATAGGTCATAAACGAAGTTGGAAAACATTTTTAGCAAAATTAAAGGAAGAAGGATTACCTATGGAATCTATAATGAAACAAATTGAAAGTATTATTGTTAAAACCATATGTTCTATACAACCTGAATtaaaacattattataatgcATCCCATATTAGTGATTATTCAAATAGTATGTGTTTTGAAATATTAGGgtttgatattttattagattataaattaaaaccATGGTTATTAGAAGTAAATCATTCACCGTCATTTAGTACTTGCTCATTGGTAGATGAACAAGTAAAATATGCAGTTATAAGGGATACCTTAAAtcttttatatatgaattccAAATATAGACATATACATATTCAAGAATATTTAAACATAcaaaaatttagaaaaaaacatAGTGATTTACtaataaataacaaaactgaactaaaaaaaaaaatagcattATCTCATTTTATCTATGAAAATAAGCATCTAGGAGGATATAAAAGAATATATCCTTTAGAAGAATTATTagattatgaaaattttgtattatttgtCTCAAATGCTTGGAATAAGTCAATAGGTTTACCATATATCACAAAAACAGGTtcttttgaatatttatttgaagatcaaaaacgaaaaaaaaaaggaaaaaatcaGAAAGATAATTGGAAATTAATAGAAAATGAAGCACAAAATCAAGATATAATACAAACACCAAAACAGGTTAAATATGACAAAGGATGTTTAAGCAAAACAAATATGAACATTAGTAATTGCTCTACATCGTGTTATGAAGAAGTTGGTGTGGTATATGATGTGGATGCATGTAAAGCATTCCAATTTCAGAGCTGA
- a CDS encoding protein phosphatase PPM10, putative, whose amino-acid sequence MTKCVLPKFAFYILTVSSIPLIYINNVKEFSYSFIDKINTYVNLKKGNEYDIHWNNLSGYSNEIKNQVLTNTKEKYKLNILGRILSNSEKSLYTPSKNISSTYSYDDVSLSEDDNVSNILPNDGIYYCFRSIINSIYKKRKHKKHTSPISKPISSMLASKMPENKKEPSPDLGPYSINYTIRKFPRTDKTNGYCMKGNKFMILAREGTPTLFTVDSRKYARYFLTLFKQIVNGNKRIKSKDAVEYAFKNNYYNGAISICAIVINDDNTISASLIGNQQYIIIRNGQIIHKGTYTDGKYKYFGTVGPAGHNDLNCLIHEEVPVEKGDIIISGSSVIWDALQDDQVLAIASSVDFSILSKAIARSAYIYTISELEIMRKDYSSMNVHNKGLYDIDDDISVACARIN is encoded by the coding sequence atgACAAAATGCGTACTTCCAAAATTTGCATTTTATATACTCACAGTTTCAAGCATCCCTCTAATCTACATAAATAATGTGAAGGAATTTTCTTATAGTTTTATAgacaaaattaatacatatgttaatttgaaaaaaggAAATGAATACGATATACATTGGAATAATTTAAGTGGTTATTCAAATGAAATCAAAAACCAAGTGTTGACAAATAcgaaagaaaaatataaattaaacaTTTTAGGTAGAATTTTAAGTAATTCTGAAAAATCCTTATACACCCCTAGCAAAAACATTTCCAGTACATATTCCTATGATGATGTTTCACTTTCTGAAGATGATAATGTGTCCAATATATTACCAAATGACGgtatttattattgtttccGAAGTATTATAAAtagcatatataaaaaaaggaaacatAAAAAACATACTTCCCCTATTTCTAAACCCATATCCAGCATGTTAGCTTCCAAAATGcctgaaaataaaaaagaaccTAGTCCAGATTTGGGACCTTATTCCATTAATTATACAATTAGAAAATTTCCTCGTACAGACAAAACTAACGGATATTGTATGAAAGGAAACAAATTTATGATTCTTGCTCGTGAAGGTACTCCAACTTTGTTCACAGTAGATTCAAGAAAATATGCCCGTTATTTTTTAACCCTTTTTAAACAAATTGTAAATGGTAATAAACGAATTAAATCAAAAGATGCTGTAGAATAtgcatttaaaaataattattataacggAGCAATAAGTATTTGTGCAATAGTTATTAATGATGATAACACAATATCTGCAAGTTTAATTGGAAATcaacaatatataattatacgAAATGGACAAATTATACATAAAGGAACATATACTgatggaaaatataaatatttcggTACTGTAGGACCTGCTGGTCATAATGATCTTAATTGTTTGATTCATGAAGAAGTCCCAGTAGAAAAAGGTGACATTATTATTTCTGGAAGTAGTGTCATATGGGATGCTTTACAAGATGATCAAGTATTAGCTATAGCATCAAGTGTTGATTTTAGTATATTATCAAAGGCAATAGCAAGATCTGCTTATATCTATACAATATCCGAATTGGAAATCATGCGTAAGGACTATAGTTCTATGAATGTCCACAATAAAGGTTTGTATGATATTGATGACGATATTTCTGTGGCATGTGCTCGCATTAATTAA
- a CDS encoding metalloprotease, putative: MNIKNLDDIKYKIHKIQVLNDNDDKAKTILNKAAEKVQPIMKKRRFLVELLSEFLPKNPNLLGLNIVGKSEIKIRLRKKPGGEIFHFNDIIGTLLHELVHLVHKRHDKNFYALLDKLVCEYNELYIYNNINNTYVNNKNKSLINNINEHSDSYKNSDSYKNGANNKNNLIILIGDDSKIENTKKSSICYSQPKLMAAQAAERRLINNFINNDGEIINVSLESCLTEKQRENLIKRKKEYDDKICLIQNDVIIIDSMSTIPKNKKRKKLTKFENNNCKKNNGDNNICNNNDCLEIINSNQSNTETKKTLKLCSKNLNITNPVHIPIITDNTTYIKSQKKNKVEYILDDNTNP; the protein is encoded by the exons atgaacattaaaaatttggatgatataaaatataaaattcacAAAATTCAAGTTTTAAATGACAATGATGATAAAGCTAAGACGATATTAAATAAGGCTGCTGAAAAGGTGCAG ccaattatgaaaaaaagaCGTTTTTTGGTTGAATTGCTTTCCGAATTTTTACCAAAAAATCCAAACTTGCTAGGTCTCAATATTGTAGGGAAATCTGAAATTAAg ATAAGACTTCGAAAAAAACCAGGGGGAGAAATATTTCACTTTAATGATATAATTGGAACATTATTGCATGAATTAGTACATTTAGTACATAAACGCCAcgataaaaatttttatgcGTTATTGGATAAATTAGTTTGTGAATATAAtgaattgtatatatataacaatataaataatacttatgtgaataataaaaataagagtTTAATCAACAATATCAATGAACATAGTGatagttataaaaatagtgaTAGTTATAAAAACGGGGCTAACAATAAAAACAatctaataattttaattggCGACGATTCCaaaattgaaaatactaAGAAAAGTTCTATTTGTTATTCTCAGCCCAAACTTATGGCTGCACAAGCAGCAGAAAGAcgattaataaataattttataaataatgatggAGAAATAATAAACGTATCTCTTGAAAGTTGTTTAACAGAAAAACAACGTGAAAACttaataaaaaggaaaaaagaatatgatgataaaatatgtttgatACAAAATGACGTTATTATAATTGATTCGATGAGTACTattccaaaaaataaaaaaagaaaaaaattgacgaaatttgaaaataacaattgcaaaaaaaataatggagATAATAAcatttgtaataataatgattgttTAGAAATTATTAATTCAAATCAATCAAATACTGAAACTAAAAAgacattaaaattatgttcaaaaaacttaaatataacaaatcCAGTACATATACCAATTATTACTGATAATactacatatattaaatcacaaaaaaaaaacaaagtagaatatatattagatGATAATACTAACccataa